The bacterium genome includes the window AGGCAGAAGGCTCTTTTTCTATAGAATCAAAACCAGATAAAGGAACAAAGGTTTTTGCCTCATTTAAATTAAGCCATATTGACAGAAAGCCATTAGGAAATATAGGTGAGACCATAAAAACATTGATTGTAGCAAACCCAGAAATAAGGTTTATCTACAAACAAAGCCTGAATAAAAAATGCCTTTTTCTTGATACAGGTAAAATTGGAAAGAAAATGCTGTAATTGCGGAAGAAGTTTAAGCAATGAGCCTGCAATAAGGGGATTAAAGGGCTTTCTCTGTTTTCCCTGTAGATATAATTTTGACAAAGATGGAGGAGAGAAATTCTTTCTTGAGCATCAAAGCTATCAAGAAAAAAAGGCAAACTGGGAATTAAAATATAAGGATAAATGGCTCAAACATCAGAGGCTTAAAGGATTTGCGTTGGTAAGTTTATATCTTTTAGTAATTTCTCTCTTTGTTCCATTTTTTCTATTTCTTTTTGAGAAAGGCAATAAAACTATCTTTGCCTTTTGTTTTTTAATATCAGGGGCATTCCTTATTATTAGGATGGTTTTATTAAACATAAAGATTTCTTATGAAGAGCCTCCAGAGATTCCAAGAAAAGAACCAAATGCACTATTGGCTATACTTGATGTTGTTTTTGATGAAGAATTAGATGAAGAATTTATTAGATTTAAAGGCTATCCGCCAGATTGGAAAGAGAGGCAAAGCAAATGTTTAGAAAGGGATGGATATAAATGCAGGATTTGTGGAAAGACAAAAAAGCTACATATACATCATATAATGCCTATATCCTATGGTGGAATACATAGCCTGCAAAATCTTATAACCCTTTGTTATACCTGCCATAAAAAGCAGGAATACTACCAGCATCCAAGCTTAATAATAGAAAATATTAAGGCAAATAAAAAATATTGGGTTTCTTCACATATAAACTCCGGTGGAAAAAGTATCTCTGGCTATTTCAGGAGAACAGGAAGAAGGGGTGGATTTTGGCGCAAGATAAGAAGGGTAAGATCCTAATTCTCATCCTTTGCAAATTCCATATGCTCTGCTTTAAAGAGCTTTTTTAGGAAATTGCCCATCCCTCCATTTTCAGGGAATGGGATATTTGCCATTGTATTTCTTATGTTGTAGATACATTGGGTTGCCCTTGCCTTTGGATGGGCAAGAAAGAAGGGAGATTGCTCCCTAACAGATTCCTCAACATTCCTGTCATCAAGGAGAACGCCTATTTTTTTAACCTGCATTCCCAGAAACTGACCCGCTATCTCCATTATCCTATTTGCTACCTTCTCTCCCTCCTCTATTGTCTTTGCCCGATTGACAATAAGCCTTATATCCAAATCCTTTGTTCTGAAAGATACAGCCTTTATTATTCCATACGCATCTGCAATGGCTGTTGGTTCTGGTGTTGTAACAAGCAAAACCTTGTCTGCTGCCAAAACAAATGAAAGCACCCTTCCAGAAAGACCAGCAGAGGTATCAATAAAAATAAGGTCAGCGATACTAGACATCCCTGACAATTGTTCAATCAATTCATCCCTTTTCTTTGGAGAGAGGTTTGCCAGGGTTGATATGCCAATTGCACCTGTTACTATCTTTATTCCACAAGGGCCATCTGCTACAACTTCATCAATCTTTTTCTCTCCTTTAATAACATGAAAAAGGTTATACCTTGGGGGTGGAACAACACCTGCTACAATATTTACATTAGAAAGTCCAAGGTCTGCGTCAATAATAAGAACCTTTCTTCCTGCAAGGGCAAAGGATATTCCAAGATTAACAGAAATATTTGTCTTTCCCACACCGCCCTTTCCAGAGGTTACTGTAATTATTTCAACAGAATCCCTTTTCCTTTCCTTTGCTAATTCCCTTAATCTTTCTGCCTGATCCATCTTAGAAAACTTAAAATTTAAAGCACAAAACTAAAACAACAATGCAAAATATTTTGTAACTATTCACCCTCTATTATAAAGATATGTTAAATTTTCTTCAATCTTTTTCTTAAAAATGAAAACAGAAAAATATGTAAGGATTGCATACTTAAAGAGATGGAATTGAGGCTTAGAAAACAAGAGAAATTAATATCATAGTGCCTAAAAACAGGGAATTTAAGAAGTTGAGTAAGGTTATATCTTTTTAATATCCAAATTCGTTTAATATCTTATCCTTCTTTCTCCAATCCCTCTTTTCTTTTACAATAAGCTCAAGGTATACAGGTTTATTATGAAATGCCTCAATCTCTTTTCTTGCCCTTTCTCCTATCCTTTTTAATGCCTCTCCCTTTTTTCCTATTAAGATTCCCTTTTGGCTTGTTCTATTGACATAGATAATAGCCCTGATATAATCCTTTCCATCTTCTCTCTCCTTAAATTCCTCAACAACAACGGCTGTATCATAAGGGATTTCATCACCATAACATAAGAAGATTTTTTCTTTGATTATCTCTTCTACAAAGAACCTTTCTGGATGTGTAGAGAGAATGTCAGTATCATAGAATGGTGGATGAAGGGGAAGAAGGGAAATAATTTCAAAAAGCAAGGAATCACAATTTATCCCTTTCTTGGCAGAGATTGGGATTATCTTTAGGAATAGGTCTAGGTTGTTGTAATATTCTATCAAGGGAAGGAGATCTGGCTTACTTATTTTATCTATTTTGTTGATGGCAAGGATTGTATTTTCTCTTTTAAAAAAATCTGAAATTATTTCTTTTTCATAAGGCTCAACCATTAAAAGAGAAATATCAGAATCCATAATGGCAGACCTTGCCTTCCCTACCATCCTTTCATCTAATTTATCCTTCTGTCTTGCCATTAAACCAGGTGTATCAATAAATATTGCCTGAACATCAGGAAGGTTTAAAATCCCAAGTATTTGATGCCTTGTTGTTTGTGGCTTTGGTGTAACAGATGAAACCTTTTCTTTTAAGAGTGTGTTCATCAGGGTTGATTTTCCAACATTTGGCTTTCCAACAAGAGAAATGTACCCTGCTTTAAACATTTTAATTTTAAATTTTAAATTTTAAATTGGAAATTGTAAAATATTTAAATGAAATGGTTTGGCTTTTTTATAAGGATTTTAATTGGTGGATTATTCATTTATTCAAGCATTCCAAAGATAATAGACCCAATAGGCTTTGCAATGTCTATTGAAAATTATAGAATCCTTCCCGTGTTTTTAATAAAACCAGCCGCATTCTTTCTTTCCTTTTCTTTGCTTCTTGCTGGAATAGCCTTAATTATTGGATTTTGGACAAGAATAGCAATTATATTAGCCCAAATTCTTCTTGTTATTTTTATTTCTGCCCTTTTTTCTACAATTATAAGGGGTATTGATATTGAATGTGGATGCTTCAAGGGAGCAAAGTTTAAGGCAAAGGCTACCTTTATCTTTGACATCATCCTTTTTTGCTTATCATTTGTGGTATTGTTTGCGAAGAATATTCCATTTTCTATTGATAAGTTAATTGAAAAATTGACAAGAAAGGAAAGGAAAGATTATCATTAAAGGCAAAAATGATTATAGTTTTTGAGCTAGGTTGTAGCGAGGATAGGATTAATCATATAGCAGAAAAAATCTCCTCATCTGGACTTAAGCCAATAATCTCAAAGGGTGTAGAGAGGACAGTAATAAATGTTATTGGTGATGAGAGGGTATTGGACAAGGATCAATTAGAGGCATTTCCTGGTGTTGAGAGGGTTGTGCCTATCCTTAAGCCATTTAAGCTTGCAAGTAGAGAATTTAAGAAGGAGAATACCCAAATAGATGTTGAGAACGTAATTATTGGAGGAAAAAAAATTGTTGTAATGGCAGGTCCCTGCTCTGTTGAAGGAAAAAAGGAGATAATAGAGGTAGCAAAGATTGTAAAGGAAAGCAAAGCAGATATAATTCGTGGTGGTGCATTCAAGCCAAGAACATCGCCATATGCCTTTCAGGGTCTTGAGGAAGATGGACTAAAATATTTAAAAGAGGCATCCGAGATTACAGGGCTTCCTATTGTCTCTGAACTTATGGATACAAAAGATATTGAGCTTCTTATGAAATATGTTGATATTATCCAGATAGGAGCAAGGAATATGCAGAATTTCTCATTGTTAAAAGAGGTTGGGAAGGTAAAAAAACCCGTTGTTTTAAAAAGGGGTCTATCTGCTACAATAACAGAATTTCTAATGGCAGCAGAGTATATCCTATCAGGCGGAAACCCCTATGTTATTTTATGTGAAAGGGGAATAAGGACATTTGTTGACCATTCAAGGAATACATTGGATATCGCAGGGATTTCTGCTTTAAAAGAGCTTACCCACCTTCCTGTTATATCTGACCCATCCCATGCCGCTGGAAGATGGAATCTTGTTTTACCACTTGCTTTATCCTCAATTGCGGCAGGATGTGATGGCCTTATGATTGAGGTTCACCAAAATCCAGAGTCCGCATTCTCTGATGGAGAGCAAAGCCTGAAGCCTAAAAAATTTGCTATTCTAATGGATGAAGCAAGAAAGGTGGCAAATGTTTTGGACAGAAGCCTATAAAATGCAAAAACAACCCTACCTGGTGTAGCTTATAGCGACAGTGAAATGAAAACCCTTGTTGTTATTCCAACATATAATGAAAGTGAGAATATTAAGGCATTGATTGAGGCAATTTTGGCTTTAAAGATAGATGCTTTGGATATATTGGTTGTTGATGATAATTCACCAGACAAAACAGGCGATATAGTAGAGAACTTAAGTAAAAATTTGCCACAAGTAAAGGCAATTCATAGATATTCTGAAAGGGGAAGGGGTCTGGCAGGAATAGATGGGTTTAAATATGGAATAGGAAATGGCTATGATTATATAATGGAGATGGATGGCGATTTTTCGCACAATCCAAAATACATCCCAGATTTTTTAAAGGCAATAAAAGAATGTGATGTTGTTATTGGCTCTCGTTATGTTCCAGGGGGTGGTGAATATAAAAGGCAGATTATAAGGAGGATAATAAGTAGGTTTGCAAATTTTTTATTAAAAAGCATTTTGAAATTTAAGGTTTCTGATTGCTCATCTGGATTTCGTTTGTTTAAAAGAGGGTGCCTTGAAGAAATAGACATAGAGCATCTTTCGTCAAAAGGGCCCTGGATTTTAACAGAAATTCTTTATAAGTGTCATCAAAAAGGCCATAAGATTAAGGAGATTCCTATTGTTTTTAAAGAGCGCACACTTGGCAAATCAAAACTTAATGGCCAAATATTACTCCATAGCTTCTACTTTGCGGCTAAATTAAGGCTATATGGTAAAAATAAGCAATCTATATAAATCTTACGGTGAAACAGAAATTCTAAAGGGAATAGGGTTAGAGATAAAAAGGGGTGAGATTGTTGCCATTGTTGGAGCATCTGGTGTTGGAAAATCTACCTTGCTTCATATTATAGGTGGCATAGAAAAGCCCTCTGCTGGGAATGTCCTTTTTAATGATACTGACATTTTTACATTAAAAGAGGATTCTCTTAATAAATTTAGGGCAAAGAATATGGGGTTTAT containing:
- a CDS encoding HNH endonuclease; its protein translation is MERKCCNCGRSLSNEPAIRGLKGFLCFPCRYNFDKDGGEKFFLEHQSYQEKKANWELKYKDKWLKHQRLKGFALVSLYLLVISLFVPFFLFLFEKGNKTIFAFCFLISGAFLIIRMVLLNIKISYEEPPEIPRKEPNALLAILDVVFDEELDEEFIRFKGYPPDWKERQSKCLERDGYKCRICGKTKKLHIHHIMPISYGGIHSLQNLITLCYTCHKKQEYYQHPSLIIENIKANKKYWVSSHINSGGKSISGYFRRTGRRGGFWRKIRRVRS
- a CDS encoding MinD/ParA family protein translates to MDQAERLRELAKERKRDSVEIITVTSGKGGVGKTNISVNLGISFALAGRKVLIIDADLGLSNVNIVAGVVPPPRYNLFHVIKGEKKIDEVVADGPCGIKIVTGAIGISTLANLSPKKRDELIEQLSGMSSIADLIFIDTSAGLSGRVLSFVLAADKVLLVTTPEPTAIADAYGIIKAVSFRTKDLDIRLIVNRAKTIEEGEKVANRIMEIAGQFLGMQVKKIGVLLDDRNVEESVREQSPFFLAHPKARATQCIYNIRNTMANIPFPENGGMGNFLKKLFKAEHMEFAKDEN
- a CDS encoding polyprenol monophosphomannose synthase codes for the protein MKTLVVIPTYNESENIKALIEAILALKIDALDILVVDDNSPDKTGDIVENLSKNLPQVKAIHRYSERGRGLAGIDGFKYGIGNGYDYIMEMDGDFSHNPKYIPDFLKAIKECDVVIGSRYVPGGGEYKRQIIRRIISRFANFLLKSILKFKVSDCSSGFRLFKRGCLEEIDIEHLSSKGPWILTEILYKCHQKGHKIKEIPIVFKERTLGKSKLNGQILLHSFYFAAKLRLYGKNKQSI
- a CDS encoding MauE/DoxX family redox-associated membrane protein gives rise to the protein MKWFGFFIRILIGGLFIYSSIPKIIDPIGFAMSIENYRILPVFLIKPAAFFLSFSLLLAGIALIIGFWTRIAIILAQILLVIFISALFSTIIRGIDIECGCFKGAKFKAKATFIFDIILFCLSFVVLFAKNIPFSIDKLIEKLTRKERKDYH
- the era gene encoding GTPase Era encodes the protein MFKAGYISLVGKPNVGKSTLMNTLLKEKVSSVTPKPQTTRHQILGILNLPDVQAIFIDTPGLMARQKDKLDERMVGKARSAIMDSDISLLMVEPYEKEIISDFFKRENTILAINKIDKISKPDLLPLIEYYNNLDLFLKIIPISAKKGINCDSLLFEIISLLPLHPPFYDTDILSTHPERFFVEEIIKEKIFLCYGDEIPYDTAVVVEEFKEREDGKDYIRAIIYVNRTSQKGILIGKKGEALKRIGERARKEIEAFHNKPVYLELIVKEKRDWRKKDKILNEFGY
- the aroF gene encoding 3-deoxy-7-phosphoheptulonate synthase — protein: MIIVFELGCSEDRINHIAEKISSSGLKPIISKGVERTVINVIGDERVLDKDQLEAFPGVERVVPILKPFKLASREFKKENTQIDVENVIIGGKKIVVMAGPCSVEGKKEIIEVAKIVKESKADIIRGGAFKPRTSPYAFQGLEEDGLKYLKEASEITGLPIVSELMDTKDIELLMKYVDIIQIGARNMQNFSLLKEVGKVKKPVVLKRGLSATITEFLMAAEYILSGGNPYVILCERGIRTFVDHSRNTLDIAGISALKELTHLPVISDPSHAAGRWNLVLPLALSSIAAGCDGLMIEVHQNPESAFSDGEQSLKPKKFAILMDEARKVANVLDRSL